The following nucleotide sequence is from Streptomyces leeuwenhoekii.
GAACCGCGCCCGCCAGCGCTGCTCGGACTCCCGCTCGTCCTCGAACTCGTGGGTGAAGCGGAGCGCCGCGCCGTCCTCCCCGTCCCGCTCCAGGTGGAAGCGGACGCGCCCGCCGCCCTCGACCGTGTACTCGGCGACCCGGTCCACGTCCCACGCGGTGATCCGCCCGGCCCCGACCCCGCGCAGCGCGACCGCGCCGCCGAGCCGGGGCTCCAGCACGTCGGCCGGGGTGTACCAGGCGGCGAGCCCCACCTCGGTGGCCAGTGCGGGCCAGACCTTCTCCATGGGCCGGGGAAGCCGCACCAGGAAGTGCAGGATGTGCGTGTTCCCGTGGGTCTGGCTCATGCCCTGTTCGATGGATCCGGTCATTCCGGTCATGACACCAGCCTCACCCCTGGCCGGGGGATGCGCACGTGGTCAGGGGCGCTGACCTGGCTTGTCGACCACGGCGCGACGCAGGACGGCGGTGTTGCCGGTGACGGTCCCTTCCTCCACGTCCGCGTGGTCCTCACGGGCCACACTCCGCTCGCCCAGGAACTCCTGGGTCTCCTCGTCGAAGATCCACTCGTCCCGGGTGGGGTGGTCCGGATCCTCCCGGGTGATCGCGACACCCGTGCGGCCGGCGGCGTCGGCCGCGTTCTCGACGAGGGCCAGCCGCCCGGCGTCGTCCACCCGCCCGGCCACCTCCTCGGCGTGGTCGCGCACGGTGGTGTCGCGCGGCAGCCGGGCGACGGCGGCGGCGTGTCTCCGGGCGGCGCGGCGGGTGTTCCGGGTGACGTTGGTGGCGATGCCCAGCAGCCAGGGCCTCAGGGACCCCCCGTCCGCGTCCAGCCGTTCACGCAGCCGCCAGGCGTCCAGGAAGGTGAGCGAGACGACGTCCTCGGCGGCGGCCCAGTCGCCGGTGAGCCGGAACGCGTGGTTGCAGACGGAGCGCGCGTACGCGTCGAAGAGGTCACCGGAGGCGTCGTGGTCCCCCGCGCGGATGCGTGTCCGCAGATTCGTGTCCACGCCCCTTCACCTGTCCGCACGACGAAGGCCGGTTCCCGTGACCCAGGTCACGGGAACCGGCCTGTCGGGCTGGGGGGTTCAGAACCCGACGGTCTGGAGCGCCCCGAGGCCGACGTCGGCGTAGGAGTGCTTGCCGGAGACGAAGATGTTCACGCCGTAGTAGTTGAACAGCCAGCAGCCGAAGGCCAGCAGCGCCAGGTAGGCGGCCTTGCGGCCCTTCCAGCCGGCGGTGGCGCGGGCGTGCAGGTAGCAGGCGTAGGCGACCCAGGTGATGAAGGACCAGACCTCCTTGGGGTCCCAGCCCCAGTAGCGGCCCCAGGCGTCGCCCGCCCAGATGGCGCCCGCGATGATCGTGAACGTCCACAGCGGGAAGACGGCGGCGTTGACGCGGTAGGCGAACTTGTCCAGGGAGGCCGCGGCGGGCAGCCGGTCCAGCACGGAGCCGGCGAACCGGCCCGGGGTGCCGCCGGTGGCCAGCTTGTTCTCGAAGTTGTCCTTGAACAGGTAGAGGATCGTGGCCACCGCGCCGACGTAGAAGACCGCGCCGCAGAAGATCGCCGTGGAGACGTGGATGTACAGCCAGTACGAGTGCAGCGCGGGCACGAGCTGGTCGCTGGCGGTGTACAGCACGGTGACGGCGAGACCGAGGTCGAGCAGGACCGTGGTGGCCAGCGGCAGGCCGAGCCAGCGGACGTTCTTCTTCAGGGCGAGCAGCGCCAGGTACACGCCGACGGCGACCGTGGTGAGGGTGATGTTGAACTCGTACATGTTGCCCCACGGCGCCCGCTGCACCGACAGGGCCCGCGCGAGCACGCCGCCGAACTCCACGAGGAAGCCGAGCGCGGTGAGGGAGATGGCGATCCGCCCGTAGAGGTCGCCCTTCTCGGTCCCGCCGTGCGCGCCCGGCCCGTCGGGCACGTCCCGGGCGCCCGGCGTGGCCCGGACGACGACCTGGGGCCGCTCCAGTACGGCGGTGGAGCCGGCCTTCTGCACGGTCACGGCCGGGGCCTCGGACCGGGCGGGCGCGGTGAGCGCGGCGGCGGTGCGGCCGACCTTGCTGCGGCTGCCGAAGAGCCACTCCGCGATGTAGGCGAAGAAGGCCAGGGTGTAGACGGCCATCGCGGAGTAGATCAGCACATTGCTGATGCTCGCGAGGTTCTCGTTGGTCGCGGCGGCCAGTTCGGTCGCGGCGGTTGCGGCGGCGAGAGTCACTTCTTCTCAGCCCTCTCGGCAGGTGCGGCTGCGGGGTCGGGGGTGTCCGGGGGACCGGACGGTGCGGAGGGGTCGGGTTCGGGGGCGCCGGGCGCCCGCTCGTACAGGATCCCGGCGAGCTCGCCGAGCTCCTCGGGCACCTTGGCGGACTCGCTGCGGCCGAGGCCGGCCATCTCGACGACGGTGACGCCGTCGGCTCCCTTGACGGCCCGCACCCACACCCGGCGGCGCTGGATGAACAGGGAGCCGGCGAGGCCGAAGATGGCGACGACGGCACCGGCGAGCGCCCAGCCGCTGGCGGGCTGACGGGCGATCTGGAAGCCCGCCCACTCCTTGACGCCCTCGAAGGTGACCGAGCCGGCCCCGTCCGGGAGGGTCATGGTCTGGCCGATCGCGAGCTGCTTCTTGAACAGCTTCCCGTCGGAGTCCTTGAACTCCTTCAGGTTCTTCTTGTCGAGCTGGTAGACGCTCTGCGGGATGCCCGAGTCGACGCCGAGGTCGCCGTGGTAGGCGGAGAGCGCCAGCATCGGGTTGATCAGCGCGGGGAACTGGGACAGCATCGTCGTCCCCTTCCCGCCGTAGGTGGGCAGGAAGAAGGCGTTGAAGCCGAGCTGCTCCTTCTTCCCCGCGGCGTTGCGGTAGCCGTCCATCACCTTGACGGCGCCGGAGGAGGTGACGTTGCCGTCCAGCGGCAGCAGCGCGACGGCCTCGCGGTCCATGACCACGTTGCCCTTGCCGTCCCTGACCGTGAGCACGGGCGCGTAGCCGTGGCTGACGAGGTAGACCTTCGAGCCGTCGATCTTCAGCGGCTCGTTCACCTTGATGGTGGTCTTCTTCTCCTCGCCGTAGGCGCCGACGCTGTAGGTGACGTCCGCCTCGTAGGTGCGCGGGGTGCCGCGGTTGGGCCCGGTCGCCTCGTAGGTGCCCTTGAAGTCCTTCAGGACGAAGCTGAACGGCTCCAGGTCGTCGGGGGTGAACAGGGTGCCGGACTTCTGGTCGTCGTACTGGGTGAGGGTGTTGGAGAAGCCGTCGCCCTCCAGGATCAGCTTGTTGCCCTCGAACTTGAAGAGCTGGCCCCAGGCGAAGGCGATCAGCATCACGATCAGCGCGATGTGGAAGGCGAGGTTGCCCACCTCGCGCAGGTAGCCCTTCTCGGCGGCGACGGCGTCACCGGCGGCGTGGGCGCGGAAGCGGCGCTTCTTCAGCAGGGCGAGCGCGGCCTCGCGGACCTGCTCGGGTTTGGCCTCGGTGCGCCAGGTGGTGTAGGCGGGCAGCCGGGTCAGCCGCTTGGGGGCCTTGGGCGGGCGGCCGCGGAGCTGGCCGACGAACTGCCAGGTGCGCGGCACGATGCAGCCGATGAGGGAGACGAACAGCAGGATGTAGATCGCGGAGAACCACACCGAGCTGTAGACGTGGAAGAGGCCGAGCTTGTCGTAGACCGGCGCCAGGGTCTCGTGCCGCTGCCGGAAGTCCTCGACCTTGGTGGCGTCGATGCCGGTCTGCGGGATCAGCGAGCCCGGGATGGCGCCCAGCGACAGCAGCAGGAGCAGCAGCAGCGCCACCCGCATCGAGGTGAGCTGCCGCCAGAACCAGCGGGCCCAGCCGATGACGCCCAGGGAGGGCAGATGGGGGGCGTCCTCCTGGGGGGCCGTGGAGAGCTGCGAGCCGGCGGCGCCCAGCTCCTGGTCGTCGGCGCCGTCCGGGGCCCGGCCGGCCGGGGCGGTGTCGGTCGTGGTCTTGCTCATCAGATCCCCACAGTGAAGCCGTTGGACCAGGTCTGCATGGACTGCACGATGCTGTCCCAGGCGCCGGTCAGCAGCAGCAGACCGGTGGCGATCATCATCGTGCCGCCGATGCGCATCACCCACGTGTAGTGGCGCTTGACCCAGCCGAAGGCGCCGAGGGCCTTGCGGAAGGCCACCGCGGCGAGCACGAAGGGCAGGCCCAGGCCCAGGCAGTAGGCGATGGTCAGGATCGCGCCGCGCCCGGCGGTGCCCTGCTCGGATGAGAGGATCAGCACGGACGACAGGGTGGGGCCGATG
It contains:
- the ccsB gene encoding c-type cytochrome biogenesis protein CcsB, translated to MAVYTLAFFAYIAEWLFGSRSKVGRTAAALTAPARSEAPAVTVQKAGSTAVLERPQVVVRATPGARDVPDGPGAHGGTEKGDLYGRIAISLTALGFLVEFGGVLARALSVQRAPWGNMYEFNITLTTVAVGVYLALLALKKNVRWLGLPLATTVLLDLGLAVTVLYTASDQLVPALHSYWLYIHVSTAIFCGAVFYVGAVATILYLFKDNFENKLATGGTPGRFAGSVLDRLPAAASLDKFAYRVNAAVFPLWTFTIIAGAIWAGDAWGRYWGWDPKEVWSFITWVAYACYLHARATAGWKGRKAAYLALLAFGCWLFNYYGVNIFVSGKHSYADVGLGALQTVGF
- a CDS encoding SRPBCC domain-containing protein, giving the protein MTGSIEQGMSQTHGNTHILHFLVRLPRPMEKVWPALATEVGLAAWYTPADVLEPRLGGAVALRGVGAGRITAWDVDRVAEYTVEGGGRVRFHLERDGEDGAALRFTHEFEDERESEQRWRARFERLIELLEPGP
- the resB gene encoding cytochrome c biogenesis protein ResB gives rise to the protein MSKTTTDTAPAGRAPDGADDQELGAAGSQLSTAPQEDAPHLPSLGVIGWARWFWRQLTSMRVALLLLLLLSLGAIPGSLIPQTGIDATKVEDFRQRHETLAPVYDKLGLFHVYSSVWFSAIYILLFVSLIGCIVPRTWQFVGQLRGRPPKAPKRLTRLPAYTTWRTEAKPEQVREAALALLKKRRFRAHAAGDAVAAEKGYLREVGNLAFHIALIVMLIAFAWGQLFKFEGNKLILEGDGFSNTLTQYDDQKSGTLFTPDDLEPFSFVLKDFKGTYEATGPNRGTPRTYEADVTYSVGAYGEEKKTTIKVNEPLKIDGSKVYLVSHGYAPVLTVRDGKGNVVMDREAVALLPLDGNVTSSGAVKVMDGYRNAAGKKEQLGFNAFFLPTYGGKGTTMLSQFPALINPMLALSAYHGDLGVDSGIPQSVYQLDKKNLKEFKDSDGKLFKKQLAIGQTMTLPDGAGSVTFEGVKEWAGFQIARQPASGWALAGAVVAIFGLAGSLFIQRRRVWVRAVKGADGVTVVEMAGLGRSESAKVPEELGELAGILYERAPGAPEPDPSAPSGPPDTPDPAAAPAERAEKK
- a CDS encoding RNA polymerase sigma factor is translated as MDTNLRTRIRAGDHDASGDLFDAYARSVCNHAFRLTGDWAAAEDVVSLTFLDAWRLRERLDADGGSLRPWLLGIATNVTRNTRRAARRHAAAVARLPRDTTVRDHAEEVAGRVDDAGRLALVENAADAAGRTGVAITREDPDHPTRDEWIFDEETQEFLGERSVAREDHADVEEGTVTGNTAVLRRAVVDKPGQRP